A part of Periophthalmus magnuspinnatus isolate fPerMag1 chromosome 14, fPerMag1.2.pri, whole genome shotgun sequence genomic DNA contains:
- the LOC117381324 gene encoding uncharacterized protein LOC117381324 isoform X1 — translation MTLWWQALILCFSVSCVHCLPSAVLHNKYITSYQLAQFTRCRVQQLLMRYKEEQLGTKDYENKSQHLKDLPSLSTDFYHWLKLTDSERLGTALWDMQAFKSMLQWKREQLSSEDTHSTLPQSFQNIEYDIRDLIINVNNQVGPQNHLLEIKRNNRIIIFK, via the exons ATGACTCTTTGGTGGCAGGCTCttatcctctgcttctctgtgagCTGCGTTCACTGTCTCCCATCTGCAGTTCTCCACAACAAATATATCACTTCTTATCAACTTGCACAATTCACAAGATGTAGAGTCCAGCAGCTGCTAATGAGATAT AAGGAAGAACAGTTGGGAACCAAAGACTATGAGAACAAGAGTCAACATCTGAAAGACCTCCCATCACTGTCTACTGATTTCTACCACTGGCTAAAACTGACA gactcggagCGACTTGGCACAGCTCTCTGGGACATGCAGGCCTTTAAGAGCATGTTGCAGTGGAAGAGGGAGCAGCTCAGCTCTGAagacacacacagcactttaccTCAGAGCTTTCAAAACATCGAGTACGACATTCGAGATCTCATAATAAATGTCAACAATCAGGTAGGCCCCCAAAATCATTTACTAGAAATAAAACGGAACAACAGGATAataatattcaagtaa
- the LOC117381324 gene encoding uncharacterized protein LOC117381324 isoform X2, with protein MTLWWQALILCFSVSCVHCLPSAVLHNKYITSYQLAQFTRCRVQQLLMRYKEEQLGTKDYENKSQHLKDLPSLSTDFYHWLKLTMNYTGRTYTRPYTTRGHRGVVRSSHHTQWDSRVEGYIILRDLDLYLIKLARDFLLLATKTTKATPTQRQTDIAT; from the exons ATGACTCTTTGGTGGCAGGCTCttatcctctgcttctctgtgagCTGCGTTCACTGTCTCCCATCTGCAGTTCTCCACAACAAATATATCACTTCTTATCAACTTGCACAATTCACAAGATGTAGAGTCCAGCAGCTGCTAATGAGATAT AAGGAAGAACAGTTGGGAACCAAAGACTATGAGAACAAGAGTCAACATCTGAAAGACCTCCCATCACTGTCTACTGATTTCTACCACTGGCTAAAACTGACA ATGAACTACACTGGCAGGACTTATACAAGACCATACACTACCAGAGGGCACAGAGGGGTTGTCCGTAGCAGTCACCATACACAATGGGACAGTCGAGTGGAGGGATACATCATCCTAAGGGATCTAGACCTGTACCTCATCAAACTGGCCCGGGACTTTCTCCTCCTGGCAACGAAAACTACTAAAGCAACTCCCACTCAAAGGCAAACAGATATAGCAACATAA
- the epd gene encoding ependymin, with protein MFAALTLVFTVCLTATTADSHQHPCHSPNMTGQMSVMSLKGEIKTHGAFTYDSTGKKLRFRSNESHPTNTSLGLDLLMFFDKGVFYEIDSKNQSCEKKSLHSVDHPLDIPDDAKFCTTVTTGSASIEGEGLKVNMWTGSMHNVKGTFNMFVTMGCLPVTTLYSTDSTSFLFSTMEVENEIKEPDLLMVPSFCEHQPLEETPEGTVNSFFNEFV; from the exons ATGTTTGCAGCTCTTACACTTGTCTTTACTGTGTGTTTGACAGCCACCACTGCAGACTCCCACCAACATCCATGCC ACTCACCTAACATGACAGGACAGATGTCAGTG ATGTCGCTAAagggtgaaataaaaacacatggggCATTTACCTATGATTCAACAGGAAAGAAACTACGGTTCAGATCCAATGAGAGCCACCCCACAAACACTTCTCTGGGTTTGGATTTGCTCATGTTTTTTGATAAA GGTGTATTCTATGAAATAGATTCCAAAAACCAGAGCTGTGAGAAGAAGTCACTGCATTCTGTTGATCACCCTCTGGATATCCCCGATGATGCGAAGTTCTGTACCACGGTTACCACTGGCAGTGCAAGCATCGAAGGAGAGGGTCTGAAAGTGAATATGTGGACAGGATCAATGCATAATGTGAAAG GTACCTTTAACATGTTCGTGACAATGGGCTGTTTGCCTGTGACCACATTGTACTCTACAGACTCCACATCCTTTTTGTTCAG TACCATGGAAGTTGAGAATGAGATCAAGGAGCCAGATCTTCTGATGGTGCCATCCTTCTGTGAACACCAGCCTTTGGAAGAGACACCTGAGGGAACAGTAAACAGCTTCTTCAATGAGTTTGTGTAA